In Streptomyces capitiformicae, one genomic interval encodes:
- a CDS encoding response regulator transcription factor, giving the protein MHQSPGAAARSSRPAQSSRPALSSRERQILRHLAEGCTYAGTARRIGISVHTVDGYLRRIRAKTGVHTQAELIRLALMLGL; this is encoded by the coding sequence ATGCATCAGTCGCCTGGCGCCGCCGCCCGGTCGTCCCGTCCAGCCCAGTCGTCACGTCCCGCCCTGTCGTCCCGCGAGCGGCAGATCCTGCGGCACCTGGCAGAGGGATGCACCTATGCCGGAACGGCACGCCGGATCGGTATCTCCGTGCACACCGTTGACGGCTATCTCCGCCGGATCCGCGCCAAGACCGGCGTGCACACCCAGGCGGAACTGATCCGGCTGGCGTTGATGCTCGGGCTGTGA
- a CDS encoding RNA polymerase sigma factor, translated as MDDRTMVAAIRAGDPRGLAAAYDAYAGQIYGYCRSVLHNSDAAADALQDTFVLAGKRIDQLRDPQRLRPWLYAIARNECRHQLRAKGRTTPLEEADEPVDEAVDLGARLRAEEIRTLVWEAFEGLNSRDREVLELSVRQDLDGADVAAALGIPRNHAHALLSRARQQFENAVTAVILAHHGRRDCAELARILDGWDGTMTVLMRKRITRHIGQCDICDNPVRRDARASDVTHAVPGAPPPPGTPRSGT; from the coding sequence ATGGACGACCGCACGATGGTGGCCGCGATCCGGGCCGGGGACCCCCGGGGGCTGGCAGCGGCATACGACGCCTACGCAGGTCAGATCTATGGCTACTGCCGTTCAGTCCTTCACAACAGCGACGCCGCCGCCGATGCCTTGCAGGACACCTTCGTCCTCGCCGGCAAGCGCATCGACCAGCTGCGAGACCCTCAGCGGCTACGCCCATGGCTCTACGCGATCGCCCGCAACGAATGCCGGCACCAGCTGCGCGCCAAGGGCCGCACCACCCCGCTCGAAGAAGCCGACGAGCCGGTCGACGAGGCTGTCGACCTCGGTGCGCGCCTGCGTGCCGAGGAGATCCGGACTCTGGTCTGGGAGGCCTTCGAAGGGCTCAACTCGCGTGATCGCGAGGTGCTGGAACTGTCGGTACGCCAGGATCTGGACGGTGCCGACGTGGCCGCGGCGCTGGGGATACCGCGCAACCATGCGCATGCGCTGCTGTCCCGAGCACGGCAACAGTTCGAGAACGCCGTGACGGCGGTGATCCTGGCCCACCACGGGCGGAGGGACTGCGCCGAGCTGGCCCGGATACTGGACGGCTGGGACGGCACCATGACCGTGCTCATGCGCAAGCGCATCACCCGCCACATCGGGCAGTGCGACATCTGCGACAACCCCGTGCGACGCGATGCCCGCGCCTCGGACGTGACCCACGCAGTTCCCGGTGCCCCGCCTCCCCCCGGTACTCCGCGATCGGGTACGTGA